ATACTGAGTTAAGTAATATACATTATTAAAGTTAAATTTATCTGTTTCTTACTTTTTTCATTGTGACTATTAGAAGGTTTAAAATTATGTGTGTGACTTACATgtccacattttattttattatataacatGGCCTTAGAGCATTACATGAACCAGACATGGACTTGTGGAGAATTCTCTAACACAGCTtgaaaagacatgaagaaatatctttgttttttacttttctcaGTACTAGTTACAGGGATCTAGAGATAAGCTATGTGTTTTTCTGCCTTCTGACCTGCACTATGTGGCCAGGAGGTTAGGATCGAGAATTTGAGTGGCTGGTGTCTGGTTCTGGACTTTAGATTTCCATACAGAGATGTGATTTGATTGATTAAACCTGAGTAGTCATATCAGAAAACTGAATCACAATAATCAAATTTACAGGTTGCTGATTTGCAAAAGCGAAGTGAAAGTGGTTCAGTCCTGGCCAACTCTtggtgatcccgtggactatacagtccatggaattctctaggccagaatactggagtgggtagacatttccttctccaggggaatttcccagcccagggatcagactcaggtTTCcagcattgaaggtggattcttcaccagctgagtcaccagggaagcccgatttgCAAAAAGGGACACCAATTTCTACTGACAGGAGGTTCAGTGACCTAGTAATCAAGACTCTACATAGCTCTTTTCCTGCTGGTTATGCACCCTTAGCTGAGTTTCAGATGAAGAGGCAGCTCACTGCACATGGAATCAGAACAAATTGCatgttcttgttttatttttttgccaaaaTATATTTGTACGATGAAGGTGCTTTAGTTGTTCATACACTTTCAATGATTTCTTACAATTCCTATCCCCAAAGTCACACTGATGGATGGCAGGTCTAAAGTGATTTTCTATGGTTGCTAATTCACCCATCTCTAATCTTATTAGATTGCTAATTCCCAGAGGACATGACCAGTAGTAGACATAGTTTCCAAATGTTGAAAGAATGTTATTCAGTGAAATCATGGGATTATCCTTAGTCTAAAAGAATATGCCTCATGTTTCATTCATCACTGAACTTAATTTATCACATTTTTTGATTATCACATCTAAGACTGATGTCTTTAGTACATACTTCCATCTAGATGTAGTAGTATAGTAAACTTCAGAATAGTATACATACAGTCAGTTTTAGAGGGGATAAAAGGTGAGCTTATCAGCAAAAATGACATAATAATTTATTTGTTCTAAtacttttcctctatttgtttaaaCTTTTGTCATTTCACGATCTCTATTTAAAATCTCTAGTTTATCTTAAAAGTCAAAAGTGTGTCTTGTCAGTTGCTTTATTTCCATCTATATCTTTGAGTTCCCAGTTAGAAAGTGTCCTGTGCCATGACATGTGTTTAGATATTGTTACTGTAAGTAATCTAGAATTTTCATGTGCtgaaattcatttctttattacagcatacaaaaataaataaatgcttgctTTCTTTGAAAACTGATCATCTAAATGTCCCTCACTGTTAAGTCTATTGAGGGTTATTTGTAGCCTTAAGAgggtcttctttcttccctcattATCCCTATTCTTGAGGGTCAGACCCCCCGCCTTGCACAACCCAGAGGGGAACctgagtgcttttaaaaaacagccCAATTTCTCGCCTTTGGAGAAGTGAAAAGAGTGCCCCGCCCCCATCTATGAAAAGAGGGATTTGATAGAGTTTCAATGTCTTCAAATCAAAGATTTAAGTCTCTAACCCCCCATCACTCAGGACCCCCCAAGGCTTACGAACCCCCTCCCATCCCGCTCTAACTCCTTTGGACTGGCCCCAGAATCCTGGTCCCAGTCCACAGTTCCTGTGGGTCTGTACGCAGAATTCACAGAAGACCTGTGTTACTTCCCTTGCGAAGAAACAGAATTATGGTGAAAATTTAGGTGGAAACCATTTCGTTTTTGGtcccaaaagaagagaagcatgtgCCCAACCACCCCTGAGAAAAAGAACTTTGAGGGGCAAAGGAGCGAACAGGtaatttagaagaaaaacagaaagtggtCTCCGACTGCCCAGGACTTCCCTAGGAGTTGGGGGAGTTGGGGACGCCTGGACGCGTAGTGTTTGTGATTGtgaacaaaataaatggagagcACGAAGCCTGAGGCTTCTCGGATCCTTTCCTGACCAAATTCGGGTGATTTGGTGTagggtattttattattttcccccTTTTGTGAAGTAGAACAAACACAACTTGGGCGCATCGCGGCAGCTCAGAGCCTGCCAGCCAGGCGGGCGACCGGAGCACCAATCAGCGCGCGCCTGCGCTCTATATATACGGCGGCCCGGCCCAAGCGCAGCTTCATCGGCGTTTTGCCACTAGTACCCGAGTCTTAGATCTTCACCATGTCGGAGACTGCTCCTGCTGCTCCCGCTGCCGCACCTCCTGCGGAAAAGGCCCCAGTCAAGAAGAAGGCTGCTAAAAAGCCGGCTGGGGCGCGCCGGAAGGCCTCCGGGCCCCCGGTGTCCGAGCTCATCACCAAGGCTGTCGCCGCTTCCAAGGAGCGCAGCGGCGTGTCTCTGGCTGCGCTCAAGAAGGCACTGGCGGCCGCCGGCTACGATGTGGAGAAGAACAACAGCCGCATCAAGCTGGGTCTCAAGAGCCTGGTGAGCAAGGGCACCCTGGTGCAGACCAAGGGCACCGGGGCTTCCGGCTCTTTCAAGCTCAACAAGAAGGCGGCCACCGGGGAGGCCAAGCCCAAGGCGAAAAAGGCGGGCGCGGCCAAGCCCAAGAAGGCTGCCGGGGCCGCTAAGAAACCCAAGAAAGCTACGGGCGCGGCTACTCCAAAGAAAACAGCTAAGAAGACCCCGAAGAAAGCGAAGAAGCCGGCCGCAGCTGCTGTGACCAAGAAAGTGGCCAAGAGCCCCAAGAAAGCGAAGGCCGCCAAGCCCAAGAAAGCCGCCAAGAGCGCAGCGAAGGCGGTTAAGCCGAAGGCTGCTAAGCCCAAGGTTGCCAAGCCCAAGAAGGCTGCACCCAAGAAGAAGTAGGTGGTTAACCGTCTGCTTCTAAAACCCAAAACGGCTCTTTTCAGAGCCACCActaatctcaaaaaaaaagagctgtatactttttctttttggacTGTATGCTTAGCCTCTAGACTTTAAGGGTAGGTTTGCGCGGGAGTTAACAGATGGGTGGCACTACTCGAATAGCAGTAAAAGCAGGGGAGCGGTTGCTGTGAGGTTGCAGAGTTTGAACCCATTCCTGTCGGTTGCCCCTTGGCCTGCAGTGTCTTCTGTCAATCTCCTGGTCAGCAGTTGAAAGCGCTTTCCGCAGGCTTGCGTACTTGGGATTTCCGCCGGCCCCGCCCCACTCCTGTGAAGAGCAAAAACAACCACCGCTGAACTCGGCCAGTTTCTTAGTCTTATGGGATATTCCGATTGGACTAAAAACTCATTCAAAAGTCCCGCCTTGCTCGCCGGTTGGCTCACTCCTCCAGCCTGTGATTTTTCACCCTGTTTTTAATTGGATGGTGAGTGTCCTCCACCCGCGGTCtctaatgttttgttttctttctgttgggTTAGCCCTATTTGCTTGATAGAGAAAGGTGTTGTATTTCGGACATTTTCCAAGTTTTCCAAAGTCAACTTGCTGTCGTGGGGGCGTTGGTATTCAACCCTGGCAAAAGGGTGGGTATTGACGCCTTTGCCTCGCATTCTTAATTCCTGTTTACTCTGGCAGCAAAGGAACATTTGAAAAATGCTACAGCGGTGGCAGTGATTCTTCCACCAGAAGCAAAGCGGGACCAGGGATCTTTCTGTTGCTTGGCACTTTTTAACTTTATAAGCAAATGTGTGATGATTGACAGCATCAAAAACTACTTTTAGTCCGCCATTTTGTCCTGGCCGGTCAGTCAAGGATCCTCCTTTTTGGGAACTTCAACACCTGAAAATCGTAGATGCTTTAAACGCCTTTGTGCAATCCAAATGTTTCTACGCTAAGCAGTAAAAAATGTATATTGGTAAAGTTTTGAAACGTGTTTATATGGGACGGGGTGGCGTTTTTAATAAAggacttttgttttcattaacaGCGTTGTATGTGggttctttcattttcatggtcTTTCTCCCGGGTAGAGAATTTCTCAAAAGACCGTTTACCGGGGCAGGGGCTTCTGCAGACCTGCAAAagttgcttctcttgtttttcttgaaGTCTTTTGTGAATGCCCTTTTGTGGTGTAAATTTTGTGGTATAAATTTGGGTTTATATACAGTTGATCCTAACACTGAACGTTTCCTGCAACTATATTTGCATAAATGAGAGATGTTCTTTACTTTCAAATAAAACATATTcatcaaaaacaaatatattctcTAATAAGGCTGGAAGGGAAGTTCATTCACAGAGAGCTAAGTCACTAAAAATCTCATTTTACCTAGTCTTTAGATAATTTTCAACAGTTCTCAGTTTTATCCAAGTTCTTAAATTATGTTCCCTTTATTCACAGTGGTTTCCATAGTTGACTGACGGGTCTAAAAACCCATTCACTTGAATCTAAAAATTAGCTAGTTTAACAAAAAGTCTCTTGTCACAATTTGGCTTATAAAACCTAAACTTtaacattattaatattttcaatattcagttattatagaatattgagaaCATCATTAATATACTTAAATAATTGGTCAAAATGACTGATTAGCCAGAAATGGCAATGCATACTGCATAAACTGCTGACTGACAATTGAAAATTCATGAAATCTTCATGTATGCTAAAAATGTAACATAAAGGTTCCTTGTAAAgcattattctatttttttctatacaTACTCAGTGCTTTCATGGCTGAAAAAGTAAATATCTTATTACTTCCTCTGGGCAATGCTCTAGGTATCATATTTTCTATACTTGGGGGAGATATAAAAGGTAACTTTGTGTTTCAAATCCATGCCAAAGAGAAACAGGTCCAGTACTAAATATGATTACATCATTAAAGAATTTCAGAAGGGAACAGGAATTTAGGGCACAGTGGTAACAGCAATAGTGTTttgaggtagcttttttttttttttttttctcctttggacATGCCATAAGGcaagtggaatcttagttccctaaccaggaatcaaacccatgccaccCTGTAGAGagtacagagttttaaccacaagactgccagagaagtctcaATATCTGGCATGTCTTGAGCACTAATTTACAAGATGCCAAGATGCCAAGCACTGTTGCTGAgcactcttcatttattttcaaacacaTTCTTGCCACAGGGCTTTGAGGTAGGTGCCATTATTACTGAGGCTTGGTCACATTAAGGACATAACTATTTACTTTCTGTTCAGTAAACCAGTATAATAAACCCTCCATGAAGAGTGCTGTTCCTCAGAAATATGGTAAGAGCCACATATGTCTTAAaaatttttctagtagccacattttaaaaaagtaaaacaagtaaactcatttcaataatatttaacccactaaaataaaaatattatttcaacaatAAGGTTAAAATATTAGGagattttttaattctatttttcatactaATTCTTTGAAATGTGGCATGTGTTTTACACTTCAGCTCATCTCAATTTAGACTAGTCACAGTTTTCATGTGCTTAATAGCCCCAAATGGCTAATGGTTACTGTTTTGAACAATATAGCTCTATAGTAAATACTGAAAGGAAGACACAAGAGAATATTTACTCTGGAGTAGAATTTAGACATTTCCAAGGAAATAATTAAAGTACACTCGGTTATTCCTAGGACCTGATGTTTCTTCTGGTCATCCTGCCCACCGCATCTCATACCAGGCTTCTGACCACAGGCATCTGATAACAGATTTTAGCAAAAGCCAGGCCACTGCAGGCCCTCCCTGTTCATCCTGAGGCAGCCCAATCTCCAGGAGTTTCTGTTGAGGAGGAAACTAGGTCTGATCATCCATTTCTGCATAATCTTATCTTATCAATCAAAAATATTTAGTTTGGGTTTGGCGTGAGACTTCCTGGCAAGGACAACTTCCTCCTCTATTAAATAGATACAGTGAGAGAACTTGCCTTTCAGTGTTGTAGCAAGTGTTATATACAATAATTTAGGTCAATTAGATCATGCAGTACTTGATCCATGGAAAACTATCAGTGTTAGTTATTAGACTGATTCTTCCAAGGAATCCatggttttattttctcccttgcAAAGGGACCTCTCTAAAGGTGGTGATATTCAGTACAGAGTGGATCAGTAACACCTATAAAGTTGTCCCAGCGAACTTACCTGGACTGAAAGTGTTCCCATTACTCAGAGTTGACTTTCAATACCCTCAATGAAGTTTCTCCTCCTGGTACATTTCTTTGACAATGGTACCATCATCCAAAGCATCATGCAAAGCAGTGCTCTATCCCAGATTATACTGTGTCTCATCCAAGACCAGTGATTCTCAACAGGGTACTCTGCTGAGGTATGCTAGAACTGAATAGTAGGAGGGCGGGGAAGGCCATATGTAATTTGGAAAAGCATAGCCAGTGCTGAGAGGCAGATTTACCCTGAAGATATGAAACTCAAGTGTCAGGCTCTGTATTTCCAAGGCCCTGGAAGGGGCCCCTGGGAGTATACTCTGTTCACTTGCTCTCATTTAAagaaattcttttaaatgttgGCATGTTTTAATTAAGGCTGGTTAAAACCTTTATTTCCACTCTTATGTTCTCTTATGTTACAATTCACCTTTGTCTGATTATGTTGGGATATTGATGAGAATATTTAGGACTTGAGAACATTTACTGAATCTAAGTTTTGTTTGAGgttaatgaaatatataaagtgaTGTGTAGATTTGTTCATATATAGTTCACTTGATGTTAGCCAGTCTAAGAATGTCTTCAGGGCATACTACTTATCACCGACAAAAAGTTAatagtgaaattgttagtcactcagtcgtgtctgactgtttgctaccctatggactttagtcccccaggttcctctgtccttggattctctggaaaagaatactggagtagattgccatacccttctccaggggatcttcctgacccagggatagaacccaggtctgctgcattataggtagattctttaccatctgagccactgacaAACTCACCTAAATTATTGGTAAGAAATTGGACTAAATGTCATTTATCCGTGTGCCCAATAATGGGAGTGAGTACATAGTGGAGAATTGAGATGTGAAATGTATAAAGTAGAAGCTAGTCTTTGAAGAATTCttccaaatttgaaaactcaCATATGAAAATTTGACAGGATTTTCCAAGTTTGAAAACGAGCCTTAAAGCGTTACTTGACATTACTTGTAGTgctttgaagctgaaattcttctAAGTTATCAAGAGGATAAAACAAATTGTGATCAATCATCTTAAGCGAATACTGAATTCTCTTCCCACTGTTGACTTAATATACTCTACAGAAAATATTgaacattttcctttaaaaatgggaCCAGAGTATGCAGTCAAAAATACAAAGCATTATAGTTTTGTATtcaatttaataaatatgtgGCATTTTCCTGAGTTTTGTGCCAGCTacggttcttttttttaaagttttctcatCTACTTTGTAACTCTGTACTTATAGTTACCACGTTGTATCACCTGTAGGCCTCAGCAATGGGCCTACTCCATTGGGTACATTATTTCTATATACACGTCAATATTTTAAGTGAATATTTAAATGAGACCTTAAAACTTAGTTAGCAGTGACATTTCTCTAGACAACTCTCTGAACCTTAACAACCTCTAAGCTTTCTGCCTTTTCGTAGTTTCTAATCCTTGAGTGTTACAGTTACTTTAGGTGAAATTGTGGGTGGCTCTAAA
This genomic stretch from Dama dama isolate Ldn47 chromosome 7, ASM3311817v1, whole genome shotgun sequence harbors:
- the H1-2 gene encoding histone H1.2, which encodes MSETAPAAPAAAPPAEKAPVKKKAAKKPAGARRKASGPPVSELITKAVAASKERSGVSLAALKKALAAAGYDVEKNNSRIKLGLKSLVSKGTLVQTKGTGASGSFKLNKKAATGEAKPKAKKAGAAKPKKAAGAAKKPKKATGAATPKKTAKKTPKKAKKPAAAAVTKKVAKSPKKAKAAKPKKAAKSAAKAVKPKAAKPKVAKPKKAAPKKK